The Impatiens glandulifera chromosome 3, dImpGla2.1, whole genome shotgun sequence genome contains a region encoding:
- the LOC124930976 gene encoding probable serine/threonine-protein kinase PIX13, which produces MIFQMEVKVLGKLSHGNLVKLLGYCCENKQFLLVYEYMQKGSLESHLFRKGADPLSWETRISIAIGAAQGLAFLHNTTKSVIYRDFKASNILLDSNFQAKLSDFGLAKEGPVNGDTHVTTRIIGTHGYAAPEYVATGHLYINSDVYAFGVVLLELLTGERVLDMNRPAGQNNLVEWAKPILQDKRKLIRIVDKRLENHYPGKAAIQTAELISKCLESDPRNRPSMDEVLHELQQIIAIKMKPKESKASSKNQNNGHDPYNRSPLRHQHAGPSNRPAGYRSPLPMSKPNY; this is translated from the exons atgatttttcagATGGAGGTAAAAGTCCTAGGGAAGTTAAGCCATGGAAATTTAGTGAAGCTTTTAGGGTATTGTTGTGAAAACAAACAATTTCTGCTTGTTTATGAATACATGCAGAAAGGAAGCTTGGAAAGTCATCTTTTTAGGA AAGGAGCAGATCCACTTTCATGGGAAACAAGAATTAGCATAGCCATTGGAGCAGCTCAAGGCTTAGCTTTCTTGCATAACACCACAAAAAGTGTCATTTATCGCGACTTTAAGGCTTCCAATATCTTGCTTGACTCG AATTTTCAAGCAAAACTTTCTGATTTCGGACTTGCAAAGGAAGGCCCAGTTAACGGGGATACACACGTTACCACTCGTATTATCGGCACACATGGGTATGCTGCACCCGAGTATGTCGCCACAG GCCACTTATACATAAATAGCGACGTTTACGCGTTTGGAGTTGTTCTATTAGAACTCCTAACGGGGGAACGAGTACTCGATATGAATCGGCCCGCTGGACAGAACAATCTTGTGGAATGGGCCAAGCCCATTTTACAAGATAAAAGAAAGTTGATCAGAATAGTAGACAAACGTTTGGAGAATCATTATCCTGGAAAAGCAGCAATCCAAACAGCTGAGCTGATATCCAAATGTTTGGAAAGTGATCCAAGGAATAGACCATCCATGGATGAAGTTCTACATGAGCTCCAACAAATTATTGCAATCAAAATGAAACCTAAAGAGTCTAAGGCCAGTTCTAAGAACCAAAACAATGGGCACGATCCTTACAATCGATCCCCACTCCGACACCAACATGCTGGCCCGTCGAACCGGCCAGCTGGTTATAGGTCGCCTTTACCCATGTCAAAGCCTAATTATTGA
- the LOC124931960 gene encoding G2/mitotic-specific cyclin-2-like, whose protein sequence is MVGINKENQHPGVIGPANLQGRKLVVPTVGTIRMPFRPVQNILINRDHPYPRVGTKRGSLPEKFSAQMACKKPIYKKENNTMELEEDVNMESDDFSAPMFVQHTEKMLEEIDRMVEVEMEDIDVEEEEPIIDIDIEDEKNPLAVVDYIDDLYTYYKKAEGSNLVASNYMDQQYDINDRMRGILIDWLIEVHYKFELMDETLYLTVSLIDRFLAIHHQLPRKKLQLVGVTALLIACKYEEVSVPIVDDLILISDKAFSREEILEMEKLMLNKLHFNMSVPTQYVFMTRFLKAAAASSSLFQKKNELEILSFYMIELCLVQYESLRFKSSLMAAAAVFTAQCALEGENLDWSRTCEMYTGYSKEDLLECSRMMVGLHEKAAAGKLTGVYRKYNTSKFGHIATKVEPAHFLLMA, encoded by the exons ATGGTTGGAATCAATAAGGAGAACCAACATCCCGGTGTGATCGGACCTGCAAATCTTCAAG GGAGGAAACTCGTCGTCCCCACCGTAGGTACCATCCGAATGCCTTTTAGACCGGTACAGAACATCCTCATCAATCGAGATCATCCTTACCCACGTGTTGGAACCAAGAGAGGATCTTTGCCCGA GAAATTTTCTGCACAAATGGCTTGTAAGAAACCGATCTACAAGAAGGAG AATAATACAATGGAATTGGAGGAGGATGTTAATATGGAATCTGATGACTTCTCCGCCCCAATGTTTGTGCAACACACAGAGAAAATGCTTGAGGAAATTGATAGAATG GTTGAGGTTGAGATGGAAGATATtgatgttgaagaagaagaacccatTATCGACATTGACATAGAAGATGAGAAGAACCCACTTGCTGTGGTTGATTACATAGACGATCTGTACACATACTACAAGAAAGCAGAG GGAAGTAATTTGGTGGCATCGAATTACATGGATCAACAGTATGACATTAACGATAGGATGAGAGGAATTCTAATAGACTGGTTGATAGAGGTTCACTACAAGTTCGAGTTGATGGACGAGACTCTATACTTAACTGTGAGTCTGATTGATCGATTCTTGGCAATCCACCACCAGCTTCCAAGAAAGAAACTCCAGTTAGTCGGGGTAACAGCATTGCTCATAGCATGCAAATATGAAGAAGTTTCAGTCCCAATTGTTGATGATTTAATCCTCATCTCTGATAAAGCTTTCAGCAGGGAAGAAATATTGGAAATGGAGAAACTTATGTTAAACAAACTCCACTTTAACATGTCTGTTCCAACTCAGTACGTGTTCATGACAAGATTTCTGAAAGCAGCAGcagcatcatcatcattattccAGAAGAAGAATGAACTTGAGATTCTATCGTTCTACATGATAGAGCTGTGTTTGGTTCAGTATGAATCCCTGAGGTTTAAGAGTTCTCTGATGGCTGCTGCTGCTGTGTTCACAGCTCAATGTGCTCTTGAAGGGGAGAATCTTGATTGGAGTAGGACTTGTGAGATGTATACAGGTTATTCGAAGGAGGATCTTCTGGAATGTTCTAGAATGATGGTTGGGTTACATGAGAAGGCTGCAGCTGGGAAACTGACAGGGGTTTATAGAAAGTATAATACCTCTAAGTTTGGTCATATTGCTACTAAAGTTGAACCGGCTCATTTCTTGCTCATGGCTTAG
- the LOC124931693 gene encoding uncharacterized protein LOC124931693, whose translation MINPDMKNIPLYHNKSAAVKKASLNDVQNDNRSFVDRKPNGDAVKVSGSKRLPPHQQTLINSDLILANVRRRFEAELGTSRIRDNWDKSTTYLQSRPNVYNNKEDLPQETKIKDTNPALSSNSKASGLVSPKVVPSDPVALCKPGNNGFPAVESNGIKVEMEFCPVNTEVTANKWQERFAGLQKFLNSCDDASGQRDYARRMKQLPPAELSKHAVELENRAIQLIIDEGKEVQRMKDLNILGKE comes from the exons ATGATCAACCCGGACATGAAAAACATTCCTTTGTACCATAATAAGTCAGCGGCAGTTAAAAAGGCCTCTCTGAATGATGTGCAGAATGACAACAGGAGTTTTGTAGACAGGAAACCTAATGGAGATGCAGTTAAGGTTTCTGGATCAAAGCGACTTCCACCTCACCAACAAACACTGATCAATAGTGACTTAATTCTTGCGAATGTAAGAAGAAGATTTGAAGCAGAACTAGGAACATCTAGAATACGTGATAACTGGGACAAGAGTACTACATATTTACAGTCAAGACCAAATGTTTACAATAATAAGGAGGATTTGCCCCAAGAAACTAAAATTAAAGACACTAATCCTGCACTTTCTTCAAATAGTAAGGCTTCAGGGTTGGTATCTCCTAAAGTTGTCCCTTCAGATCCTGTAGCTCTTTGTAAGCCTGGGAACAATGGATTTCCAGCAGTTGAATCAAATGGGATTAAGGTTGAAATGGAATTTTGTCCAGTAAACACTGAGGTGACTGCTAACAAATGGCAAGAACGGTTTGCTGGTTTACAGAAATTCCTAAATTCGTGCGATGATGCATCTGGTCAAAGGGATTACGCCCGAA GAATGAAGCAGCTGCCACCAGCTGAACTTAGTAAACATGCTGTTGAATTGGAAAACAGAGCAATTCAGCTGATCATAGACGAAG GTAAAGAGGTGCAGCGTATGAAGGACCTGAATATACTTGGGAAAGAGTGA
- the LOC124930975 gene encoding catalase isozyme 1: MDPYKNVPSSAFNSPYWTTNSGAPVYNNNSSLTVGARGPILLEDYHLVEKLANFDRERIPERVVHARGASAKGFFEVTHDISHLTCADFLRAPGVQTPIILRFSTVIHERGSPETIRDPRGFAVKFYTREGNFDMVGNNFPVFFIRDGMKFPDMVHALKPNPKSHIQENWRIMDFFSHHPESLHMFTFLFDDLGIPQDYRHMEGSGVHTYTLINKAGKVNYVKFHWKPTCGVKCLLEDEAIKIGGSNHSHATQDLYDSIAAGNYPEWKLFIQIMDPSDEDKFDFDPLDVTKTWPEDILPLLPVGRLVLNRNIDNFFAENEQLAFCPSLVVPGVYYSDDKLLQSRIFSYADTQRHRLGPNYLQLPVNSPKCSHHNNHHDGFMNFMHRDEEVNYFPSRFDPVRHAERYPTPSAALNGRREKAIIEKENNFKQPGERYRSWSSDRQERFIRRWIDALSDPRCTHEIRSIWISYWSQADKSLGQKLASRLNVRPSI, translated from the exons ATGGATCCTTACAAG AACGTCCCGTCCTCCGCTTTCAACTCTCCTTACTGGACTACAAATTCCGGTGCACCGGTCTACAACAACAACTCTTCTTTGACCGTTGGAGCTAGAG GTCCTATCCTCCTTGAGGATTATCATTTGGTGGAGAAGCTCGCCAACTTTGATAGGGAAAGAATCCCTGAACGTGTAGTTCATGCCAGGGGAGCAAGTGCAAAGGGTTTTTTTGAGGTTACACATGACATTTCTCACCTTACTTGTGCTGATTTCCTTCGTGCCCCGGGTGTACAGACTCCTATTATACTCCGTTTCTCAACTGTTATTCATGAACGTGGAAGCCCTGAAACCATTAGGGATCCTCGCGGTTTTGCAGTCAAGTTTTACACCAGGGAG GGAAACTTTGATATGGTAGGAAACAATTTCCCAGTGTTTTTCATCCGTGATGGTATGAAGTTCCCTGACATGGTCCATGCACTGAAGCCAAACCCAAAGTCTCATATTCAAGAGAACTGGAGAATTATGGACTTCTTCTCCCACCATCCGGAGAGTTTGCACATGTTCACTTTCCTGTTTGATGATTTGGGTATTCCCCAAGACTACAGGCATATGGAAGGCTCAGGTGTTCACACCTACACCTTGATAAACAAAGCGGGGAAGGTTAACTATGTCAAGTTTCATTGGAAACCTACTTGTGGAGTGAAGTGTTTATTGGAAGATGAAGCTATTAAGATTGGAGGATCCAATCACAGCCATGCTACACAGGACTTGTATGATTCAATAGCAGCTGGTAACTATCCTGAGTGGAAACTTTTTATTCAGATAATGGATCCTTCTGACGAAGACAAGTTTGATTTTGACCCGCTTGATGTGACCAAGACTTGGCCTGAAGACATCTTGCCTCTGCTTCCGGTTGGGCGGTTGGTCTTGAATAGGAATATCGATAACTTCTTTGCTGAGAATGAACAACTTGCCTTTTGCCCTTCTTTAGTGGTACCTGGAGTCTACTATTCAGATGACAAGCTCCTTCAGAGTCGTATATTCTCTTATGCTGACACTCAGAGACACCGACTTGGGCCTAACTATCTTCAGCTTCCTGTTAATTCTCCTAAATGTTCACATCACAACAATCATCATGATGGTTTCATGAATTTTATGCATAGGGATGAGGAG GTGAATTACTTTCCTTCAAGGTTCGATCCTGTTCGTCATGCTGAGAGATACCCAACTCCATCTGCTGCTTTGAATGGAAGGCGTGAAAAG GCCATCATTGAGAAGGAGAACAACTTCAAGCAACCGGGAGAGAGATACCGTTCCTGGTCCTCCGAcag GCAAGAGCGGTTCATCCGCAGATGGATTGACGCATTGAGCGACCCTCGTTGCACCCACGAGATTCGTAGTATCTGGATCTCATACTGGTCTCAG GCTGATAAGTCTCTGGGTCAGAAGCTAGCTTCTCGACTTAATGTGAGGCCAAGCATTTGA
- the LOC124932689 gene encoding glycosyltransferase family 92 protein RCOM_0530710, with protein MIIRTVRATFASIILSVLVFTTLYRPPLFEQQIAEEHKSIIYPALVHTTTNSSPFNSNCAIEEQQQQQDHHLQFFLIISILFPAWEVILLLPPNKLLPPDSTDFFCLYSNNHSSEAIHLGKISSPERQLLRCILPESNRRRQPFPQPNLVGGNSQIGLPSPKSKMLHWNYIVYESLSTEQDLILFVKGINNRQGINKSPTEFRCLFFFDQNRIKTAVTISSQEVFRCNLPMNSNYPATKVTLEMVKSNQLIPSVAYYTPFSKPTSKQTKSLMCACTMVYNVAKFIREWIVYYSAIGVEKFIFYDNGSDDGFEEIVNQLINEGYEIETRFWVWQKTQEAGFSHCAIQFKETCEWMIFVDVDEFIYSPSWINFTNPVKNMISSLLPKSTNIKNREIIAQVMISCYEFGPSNQTEHPEMGITQGYDCRRRMDNRHKSIVLLDAIDDSLLNVVHHFKLREGYIRRKVSLREAVVNHYKYQAWSEFRMKFRRRVSAYVTDWTQSVNPMSKDRTPGLGFDPVEPYGWSQKFCEVYDHRLRNLTWIWFGSKQGSQRF; from the coding sequence ATGATCATCCGAACAGTCCGAGCAACTTTTGCATCAATCATTCTATCAGTTCTCGTCTTCACAACTCTCTACCGCCCCCCTCTCTTCGAACAACAAATCGCCGAAGAACACAAATCCATCATATACCCTGCCTTGGTTCACACGACAACGAATTCTTCGCCGTTCAATTCCAATTGTGCAATcgaagaacaacaacaacaacaagatcATCACTTACAATTCTTCCTCATTATCTCAATACTTTTTCCCGCCTGGGAGGTAATTCTCCTTCTCCCTCCGAATAAACTCTTACCGCCGGATTCCACCGATTTCTTCTGTTTATACTCGAACAACCATTCATCTGAAGCGATTCACTTAGGGAAAATATCCTCGCCGGAACGGCAGTTACTCAGATGCATATTACCGGAAAGTAATCGTCGCCGTCAGCCATTTCCTCAACCTAATTTGGTAGGTGGTAATTCTCAAATCGGATTACCTTCTCCAAAATCTAAAATGCTTCATTGGAATTACATAGTCTACGAATCTCTATCCACCGAACAAGACCTTATCCTATTCGTTAAAGGAATCAATAACCGTCAAGGAATCAACAAATCACCAACCGAATTCCGTTGCCTATTCTTCTTCGATCAAAACAGAATCAAAACCGCCGTCACCATATCTTCCCAAGAGGTTTTCCGATGTAATCTCCCTATGAATTCCAATTATCCGGCGACTAAAGTCACACTCGAAATGGTCAAATCGAATCAATTGATCCCGTCGGTAGCGTACTACACTCCTTTCAGTAAACCAACATCTAAACAAACCAAATCGTTAATGTGCGCTTGCACGATGGTTTACAATGTTGCCAAGTTTATCAGAGAATGGATTGTTTACTATTCGGCAATCGGCGTTGAGAAATTCATCTTCTATGACAACGGAAGTGACGATGGGTTTGAGGAAATTGTTAACCAGTTAATCAATGAAGGGTATGAAATCGAAACCCGTTTCTGGGTATGGCAAAAGACTCAAGAAGCTGGATTCTCTCATTGCGCAATTCAATTTAAGGAAACCTGTGAATGGATGATCTTCGTTGATGTAGATGAGTTCATATACTCCCCGTCCTGGATTAATTTCACAAACCCAGTTAAGAACATGATAAGTTCTCTCCTCCCTAAATCAACAAACATCAAGAACAGAGAAATCATCGCTCAAGTAATGATAAGTTGCTACGAATTTGGTCCTTCAAACCAAACTGAACATCCAGAGATGGGTATTACACAGGGTTATGATTGCCGGCGGCGTATGGATAATCGACATAAATCAATTGTTCTTTTGGATGCGATTGATGATTCGTTGTTGAACGttgttcatcatttcaaattgaGAGAAGGATACATAAGAAGGAAGGTAAGTTTACGGGAAGCTGTTGTGAACCATTACAAGTATCAGGCATGGTCAGAGTTTAGGATGAAATTTAGGAGAAGGGTTTCGGCTTATGTAACGGATTGGACACAATCGGTGAATCCTATGTCGAAGGATCGGACGCCGGGTTTGGGTTTTGACCCGGTTGAACCCTATGGTTGGTCACAGAAATTTTGTGAGGTATATGATCATCGGTTGAGAAATTTGACCTGGATATGGTTTGGGTCAAAACAGGGTTCACAAAGATTTTGA